In Cherax quadricarinatus isolate ZL_2023a chromosome 5, ASM3850222v1, whole genome shotgun sequence, the genomic window GTaaattatattattcattctaCGTTACTACGTACATTTGCTATCTACTGACTAGTATAGGGAAGTACAGAATATTTCAGTAAATGAATACAAAATACAAGTGATATGTATAAGTGGTAAAATATATACCGAAAACATGTAAACAAGAAACAATATTCGTATGCAATTAATGGTATTCTGGTGTAAAAAATTTTTATGTAATCCCTGCAAGTTATGAAGCCACATAAACAAACATAAAGAACTTTTTCTTAGATTTTGGAAAAGTTTCGGTTTTGGGACCGTGTTCGGTTTCCACGACCGAAATGTTGCTATAATAAAATGCCCTAAATGTTTGCTCGTGTGTCTTTAACCACAACTTATTAGATTTCATGGAGAAAATGTTTCGTTTACCAGGAACTTTATAAATTGGTGAAGTTCCTGGTGGATGAAATGTTTTCTAAATCAAATGTCATACACAGCAAGCATATTGCTTCTTTGTTTACGAAAACAAAGGTGAAATGGATCGAATGAAATTTTGTAATTGAGGGAGGTAGGTAGAGGAGACAATTTAGCTTGGGTGAGTTACTCTTTGACACTCATTTGACAGGaccgcagcacctccctggatggttgttgtctaccagcctggtGCCCACACGGGTAATGTAGTGCTAACGAATTGGGAAGATGTCGTTAAACGTCTTCCCGATGTACTGAACATTGTTCAAAGGTTCATAATCTCCTACTGGTCAGACAGTTAGTACACAGTGTTGGTCTTCCTCGAGGAATTCGGGTCATTGACATATTTCACACTTACATCTCTGACACTTTCAAGATTTTGTAATATACTATGTTTTATTTCGTCTTTTTCTTTAGTTTATTTTATACTACGGTCAACAATGTTGATAAATATGATGGATGAATGCAGAGGAAAATGAATAATGAGGAGAAaacagttgatcaggccctgatccaccgggaggcctgctcatggaccgggccgcgggggcgttgatccccggaataacctccaggtaacctccagtctACCGGCCGTAGCCGCCATAGCCGCCATAGCCGCcgtagtgaggaggaggaggaggaggtggaggcggAGGAGGCGGGGCAGGTTCAGGGGCAGCAGCTTTCTTGCCACCACCTTTCTTGCCCAAGAGTGCTTTCAACAGAGTGCCCAAAAGGCTGACCAACTCATCTCCCTTGCCACCACCTTTCTTCCCGGGAGCCGGCGAAGGCGGGgcaggtggaggaggtgggggaggcggggGAGCGTAGCTGCCATAATGCattggagggggaggtggaggagctGGGGCACCGTACTGGGGTGGAGGAGCTGGGGCACCGTACTGGGAGTCTGGAGCAGCTagaaccacagtcaccaccatgcaGAACAGCAGAAGAAGCCACGTCTGAGGGGAAATACAATCTTTATCTTACACTGCTGTGAATCTCCATCATTCAACTCACCGACCGGAGGGCTCTGTGTGTAGAAACACACCTGGTTGGGCAAGTCTTATTAGGCCGGTGTGGTACAATGGACAACGCACTGGTCTGCTAGTTTTAGAACTGGCTTGACTGGAGTTCGAACCCTCCATTCGGCGAGTTCTTTACAGTCGTGTCATTCATAACACTGTGTTATCCACTATAAACAAGCACATTACTCTTTCTCTTCTGGAATTTTGCTCGTCACAGACGTGTAATGATTATCTCACAAAACAAGAGAAAAAAATCCGTCAACCTTCATATCCAATCCTCAAAAATGCGGTTGTTTACTCACATATTTCATTTTGGAGTGGATCAGAGGTAGCGTGTCCGTTGTGTGCCCTTGTGAGTCGTCctcaacatatatatatgcactatCAACCGGGTACCAGATGTCGCAACCagacagagcagagagagagcaagggacgAACTTTCGGTTCCTGACCTAGACGCACGTCGACCCTTCAGGTTAGactgctacttttttttttacagcacGTAAGCCCAAGTATGAATGTTTGTggtgtgttcatcttgtgtcatccCATCAACTATGGCCCTGCGTATGcttgttttatttttaaactcatctctctttcgctctctctctctctctttaatcatatataaatatatataaatatatatatatatatatatatatatatatatatatatactgatctctggccgaaggagactcgaacctacgaaccttggaacaaggtacgcagtgctttaccattctcaccacactggaccaataccttggcgcccagctctcgctaaacgttgatccaaggcagccagctttcagggagaaggcttacagcttttcatctcattccctgcatgcatcgacaaaatagagattttaacaatgcatggAATTcacaaggttcgagtctccttcggccaaaGATCAGCgtttgtatatttcgcctgctcttgcgaattcctttcacacgcacacacacacacacgcacacacacacacacacacacacacacacacacacacacacacacacacacacacacacacacacacacacacacacacacacacacacacacacacatatatatatatatatatattactgcaaCCACGAAACATGTGATATTGATGCAAATGCCATAAAGCAAAATAATCGGGATCGAACCTGTGCTACTTTGGCCAGCCTCGTGGGAAGCAAGTccaaattcacgacgctctaaacaCTGGACCATTCACCCCAACACAGAACATGTACGACTGAATGGTCAATATTCAAcagttttcataaaaaaaatgtaataatGAGCCAGTTGACTATTTCATAAAATTGTCAATCATTGAGACTCACATCTTCACCTCAAGAAGTGGGCTGAGACCAGACCAGCCTCACATCCTCACTTCATGAAGTGGGCTGAGGCAAGACTAGACTCACATCTTCACCTCATAAAGTAAGCTGAGACCAGACCAGCCTCACATCCTCACTTCATGAAGTGGGCTGAGGCAAGACTAGACTCACATCTTCACCTCATAAAGTAAGCTGAGACCAGACCAGCCTCACATCCTCACTTCATGAAGTGGGCTGAGGCAAGACTAGACTCACATCTTCACCTCATGAAGTAAGCTGAGACCAGACCAGCCTCACATCCTCACTTCATGAAGTGGGCTGTAACCTGATTAGATATTTCACAAGACATCAGATGAATACAATATCGAAAAATTGATgaccaagacacgtgtgcaacacctgggtatttatATTGCCGAAAAGTTTCacctgcacaacaggcttcttcagtcaaatacaggagACAGTGAAAGTAAttatgaggtaatcggtccctcaactTTGATAGGAGATGGTcaagagatggtcagtccctcaggcagaGTGCAGTACTAATCAATAGCTCTCATTAGTACAACAAACACTATAAAGCAGGATAAGGGCAGCTGCAGACTTGCTGAACCGTTCCTTCACCTTCTCCGCCAACTGCTCAACCTGAAGGAAGGAGTCAGCTCATCCTCTCCGCTCAACTGCATTGCTGCTCTGCATATTTCGTGATTTCTCAAGTATTATTTATTTCAGTTAATGAAGCTTGGTGTTCATGGGTAAACGCCATCTTCTAATGAAGGTCACGAGTCAGCTTATACTTGTCAGTGGTTGGAAAGCCCAATGAGACAGTAGTTTGAGATCAGTCAGTGGAATATTTAAAGCTTCGTCGGTTAAACAAAGACATTCAATTTAATTTTCGGAATAATCATTCCATTCCTTAATAAATATATATTGGCGGCCATTTCATAATATTTTCAATATATACACGTTGTTTACATACGCTGTATATTTACACAAAACACAAAGTGTTTCTTATTTTAGGGAGTTCATTATTATTTTCTACGCTAGTGAAAAGATGAATTGAACTCCCTACAACAAGAGCAGCCgctgaggaagggcaaagagggtatgggagggatggggacagagagagagaaggggaggggagggaggaaggatcaGTTCTTCTCTCTGGATTAGGCCTATGTTAAGGAAAGAAATACTGATAACGTGTATATCTCCTTGGACTTCCGCTGGAATTGTTCCAGCAGACGACTTTGCTGAAAGTCAAACATGCGGATGAAAGGCTTTAATCAAATCTCTCATATCTACAGTGTAAGAGATATGATTATCCTCATTTCTCAGTAAATTTTGAATGGGTTTCTCAGTCAAAGATTACTTTTCAAATGTCGGGGTCTGTAGTCTAGATAACCGCACAAATAATCCATCAGTATACATGATAACTGAACAAATTAAGTTCTTGATGTACCTAGCTGAGCAAATTAAAGAATCTGGTTATACATAACTCTTCGAAGTTAAAGTTCTACATATACATAGTTGGTCATATTAAAGGCTTTAAGTATTCATCGACTGTAGCAAGTAAAATATCTGGGTATACGTAGCTGTAGAAAGTAAACCTTGAAGAAATACAAAGCTGTACAAAGAAAAGGCTCAAGATTTAAATATCTGTAAAAGATAGAGTTTCTGCTTGTACATTGTTGTAGAAAGCAAAGGTTCAGATATACACAGTAATAATAAGATGGCGAGGCAATCAGTAATCAGGATGCAAACAACGAATGGTCGTTAACGCAAGCAGCCTGCCATCGCTACTCTGACATActttctagtgtgtgtgtgtgtgtgtgtgtgtgtgtgtgtgtgtactcacctagtcgtactcacctagttgaggttgcaggggtcgagtcctagagtgtgagtgtgtgtgtgtgtgtgtgtgtgtgtgtgtgtgtgtgtgtgtgtgtgtgtgtgtgtgtgtgtgtgtgtgtgtgtgtgtgtgtgtgtgtgtgtgtgtgtgtgtgtgtgaccaaatTAATgcctgcataaataactcattataaTTGTGAcctgatataaacatgtaaatacttCATTACCACTATAACTTGTTCAGgtatcaaaactttgcggcccagtccctggacccattatgtacctctgtgatctttggactaccgcccacaggatgg contains:
- the LOC128684652 gene encoding actin-binding protein WASF2-like, with translation MKYTWLLLLFCMVVTVVLAAPDSQYGAPAPPPQYGAPAPPPPPPMHYGSYAPPPPPPPPPAPPSPAPGKKGGGKGDELVSLLGTLLKALLGKKGGGKKAAAPEPAPPPPPPPPPPPPHYGGYGGYGGYGR